The genome window TTTCTTGTTTTGGACGACGTGGGCGAGATTGACGTTTTTCTTGTTTTTCGCCTTCTTCTTGAGCTGGACGTTCTTCAAGAGCTTTGATAGAAAGTGATACACGTTCATCTGCAGCATTTACTTCAAGAACTTTAACAGTTACTTCTTGTCCAACTTTAAGAACATCTTTTGGATTTTCAACACGTTTGTGTGAAATTTGTGAGATGTGTACAAGACCGTCGATACCTGGCAATACTTCAACGAATGCACCGAAGTCAGTCAAACGTTTAACAGTTCCTTCGATAACATCACCAGCAGCCAATTTTTGTTCAACGCCATCCCAAGGTCCAGGTGTTGTAGCTTTCAATGAAAGTGATACACGACCTTCTTCTTCGTTCAAGTCAAGAACTTTCACTTGGATTTCTTCACCAACAGTTACAACTGATTTAGGTGATACGTTGCGTTCGTGTGACAATTCTGTCAAGTGAACCAATCCATCAACACCACCAAGGTCGATGAAAGCACCGAAGCTTGTGATACGTGCAACTTTACCAGTTACGACATCACCAACGTTCAATTTACCAAATACTTCTGCGCGTGCTGCAGCTGATTCAGCTTCAACAACTTCACGACGTGAAAGGATAAAGCGGTTTTCTTTTGGATCTACTTCTTTGATTTTAGCATCAAATTCTTGACCTACGAAACGTTCAGTGTTACGTACAAAACGAGTATCAAGCATTGAAGCTGGAATAAATCCACGAAGTCCTTCAAATTCTACTGAAAGTCCGCCCTTAACAGCGCGAGTTCCTTTAACAGTAACAACTTCTTCTTCACGTCCAACCAATTTGTCCCATGCTTTGCGAGCTTCCAAACGTTTTTTAGATACAAGGTAAGTTACTGTATCAGTATCTTTACCAACTACTTGACGAAGAACAAGCAATTCAAGTGTTTCACCT of Streptococcus sp. S5 contains these proteins:
- the rpsA gene encoding 30S ribosomal protein S1; translation: MNEFEDLLNSVSQVEPGDVVTAEVLTVDANQANVAISGTGVEGVLTLRELTNDRDADINDLVKPGETLELLVLRQVVGKDTDTVTYLVSKKRLEARKAWDKLVGREEEVVTVKGTRAVKGGLSVEFEGLRGFIPASMLDTRFVRNTERFVGQEFDAKIKEVDPKENRFILSRREVVEAESAAARAEVFGKLNVGDVVTGKVARITSFGAFIDLGGVDGLVHLTELSHERNVSPKSVVTVGEEIQVKVLDLNEEEGRVSLSLKATTPGPWDGVEQKLAAGDVIEGTVKRLTDFGAFVEVLPGIDGLVHISQISHKRVENPKDVLKVGQEVTVKVLEVNAADERVSLSIKALEERPAQEEGEKQEKRQSRPRRPKQEKRDFDLPETQTGFSMADLFGDIEL